The Duganella sp. BuS-21 sequence GCCGAACAGGCCGGCCGTCAGGCCGTAGTTGATGCCGCTCTGGATCTGCGCCACCACCGTGTCCGGATTGACCACCTGGCCGCAATCGACCGCGCACACCACGCGCTTGACGGCCACTTCGCCGTCATCGCCGACCGTGACATCGACCACCTGCGCCAGGTAGGTACCCCAGGCGCGCATCAGGGCGATGCCGCGTCCACTGCGCGCCGGCAGCGGCTCGCCCCAGCCGGCCTTCTGCGCCGCCAGTTTCAGCACATGCGCCGCGCGCGGCTCCTTGCCCAGCAGCGCCAGACGGTAGGCCAGCGGGTCCTGCCCGGCCTTGAGCGCCAGTTCGTCCATGAAGCTTTCCAGCACCGTCATGTTGCGGGTGGGGCCGACGCCGCGCCAGAAGGCGGTCGGCACCGGGCCGTCCTCCTGGGTGTACTCGCTGCGCATGTTGGGGATATCGTAGGAGAAGATATCCGAACCTTCAACGTTGTCGATATCGAGACCGTCCTTGAGCCAGCCCGGCGCAAACGCCGCCAGGTTGGACGGCCCGGCGATCTTGTGCGAGAACGCCACCGGCTTGCCGGCCGCGTCGAGCGAGGCCGATACCGTATGCGCGTACAGACCACGGAACAGGCAATGCTGGATGTCTTCCTCGCGGCTCCACACCAGCTTGACCGGCGCCTTGACCTGCTTGGCCACCTGTGCCGCCTGCACCACATAGTCCGTGTACAGCCTGCGACCGAAGCCGCCGCCGATCAAATGGTTGTGCAGCGTGACCTTCTCCGGCGCCAGGCCCAGCGCCTTGGCCGCGTCGTCGCGCGCGCGCGCCGGCACTTGCGAGCCGGTCCAGATTTCGGCCGTGCCGTCGCCTTTCACATGCACCGTGCAGTTCATCGGCTCCATGGTGGCGTGGGCCAGCATGGGATTGATGTACAGCGCCTCGACACGCTTGCCGTCGGCGGCCAGCGCCTTCAAGGCGTCGCCGTCGTTGCGGGCCACGTGACCAGGCTTTTGCAGCGCCGCCACCATGGTCTTGCGCACGTCGTCGGTGGAGAGTTTGGCGTTGGCGCCGTCGTCCCATTTGATGTCGAGCGCGGCCAGGCCCTGCTTGGCGTACCAGTAGTTATCAGCCACCACGGCCACCGCGTTATCGAGCTTGACGATCTGGCGCACGCCGCGCAGCTTGCGCGCCTTGGCGTCGTTGACCGATTTGAGCTTGCCGCCGAGGACCGGGCTGGCCGCCACCACCGCTACCTTCATGCCTTTGACCTGGGCATCGATGCCGAATTGCGCCGTGCCGTCGGTTTTTCCCTTAGCGTCCAGGCGCTTGAGCGGCTTGCCGATCAACTTGAAATCTTTCGCGTCCTTGAGCGCCACTTTCTGTGGCGCCGGCAGCTTGGACGCGGCGGCCGCCAGCTTGCCGTACTTGAGGCGACGGCCGCTGGCCGGATGCAGCACCTCGCCGTGTTCGGCGCGGCAGCTGTCCGGCGCCACCTGCCATTCGTTGGCGGCGGCCTGGATCAACACCATGCGCGCGGCGGCGCCGGTCTGGCGCATCGGCTCGAACATGGTGCGGATGGTCAGCGAACCGCCGGTGAACTGGTCGCCAAACGGCGCGCCGTAGACCTTGGCGTCCGCTGGCGCATGGCGCAGCTGGATCTTGTCCATGTCCACTTCCAGCTCTTCTGCGATCAGCATCGGGATCGAGGTGTAGGTGCCCTGGCCCATTTCGACCTTGGGCATGGTGAGCACGATGCTGTCATCGGCGCCGATGGCGATGAAGGCGTTCAGGTCGGACGGTGCGGTGACGGCGGTGGCAGCCGCCTCGCCGGTACCAGGCCAGAAGCCGACCATCAAGCCACCGCCGGCTGCGGCAGCCACTTTCAGGAAACTGCGGCGCGACACGGCGCCCGGAGCGTAAGGGGTATCCATGCTCATGCTCCTTTCAGCACTGGCGAGGCGGCGGCATCCTTGATCGCCTCGCGGATGCGGCTATAGGTGCCGCAGCGGCAGATATTGCCGGCCATGGCATCGTCGATCTCGGCGTCGGTCGGCTTCTGGTTCTTGGCCAGCAGCGCGGCGGCCGACATGATCTGGCCGGATTGACAGTAGCCGCACTGCACCACCTCCACCTTCAGCCAGGCGGCCTGGGTCGCCTTGCCGGCCGGCGTGGCGCCGATGCCCTCGATGGTGGTGATCTTCTTGCCCGCCACCGCCGAGACCGGCAACACGCACGAGCGCGTGGCTTCGCCGTCGACGTGCACGGTGCAGGCGCCGCACAGCGCCATGCCGCAGCCGAACTTGGTGCCGGTCATGTGCGCCTCGTCGCGCAGCACCCACAGCAGGGGCATATCGCCCGGTACGTCGAACTGGCGCGGCTTTCCATTGATGGTGAGCTTGATCATGAGCGGTCTCCGTGGACAAAACGCCACTATAGCCACATATGTACGCTTCATGACACTAGCCAATGTGGATACAGAAACAACTGATAGTTGCAAATCCTCCATAGTCGTTAAGCAATACCAATTTGGCATAGCAGCATAATATTTTCGTCTGGAAGCGCTGCCATGCGATTTAGGTCACCGGGCTGTCATATGCGCTCCTTACCCTGTGGCCTTTTTCCAACTGACCACGGACCCTGACATGCATCTTCTTCCCGCCCGCCCCCTGATGATGGCCCTGAGCATAGCCCTGGCGCTGAGCGCCTGCGGCGGCTCCAACTCCGAAGCACCGCTGATGATCCCGGCGGCGCCGGCCGATCAGGGCGCGGCGGAAGCCGTGGCCGTGCCATCGGCTACCGCCTTCGTCGACACCGTCGCCACCAACCAGCGCGGCGACGCCCGCTACGCCACCCTGAACACCAATGCCGCCGTGCGCATCCTGGGCGGCTTCCTCAACGTCTGGAAGCCGCTGACCGAGATCGTCGACGCCGGCGTGACGGCGCCGGCGGTGGACGGCTTCCCGGCCGTGGTGGCTTCGACCTGGACCGGCGTGCCCGGCGACGGCACGCCGGACGGCAAGGTGGTCAACGCCGCTGTGCACCAGGCCAATATCGACTACGTGGTCAAGGCCACCACCGGCCGCAGCGCCGAGCAGGCCGTGCAAGCCTACCTGGACGACCGTCGCGGCAAAGGCTACAGCGTGACCGAAGGCCTGGGCCCGCTGACCGCCGCCTGGCGCGCCGCCGCCCAGCAGACCACCAGCATCAACAGCGTGGCGGCCGACGCCACCAGCGTGCTGTACAACGACAGCGGCAACAACACCGGCGTCGGTGGCAGCGCCAACGCCAGCTTCGGCAGCGTGGTCGACCTGGTCAACCTGGTCGGCAACAACGCCTCCACCGAGCCGGCCAAGCGCTTCTACAAATACGCGCGTCCCTACCGCTGGAGCAGCAGCGTGGTGGTGCTGCCGACCCTGGTGCCGGCCAAGAGCAGCACGCCGGCCACCGACGGCGGCTTCACCAGCGGCCACTCGGCCGAAGCCACGCGCGACGCCGTCGCCATGGCCTACGCGCTGCCGGAACGCTTCCAGGAAATCCTCAGCCGTGGCCTGGAACTGGGCGAATCGCGCATCCTGGCGGGCATGCACTCGCCGCTGGACGTTCTGAGCGGCCGCATCCTCGGCCAGGCCAGCGCGGCCGCCAACCTGGCCGATCCGGCCAACGCCGCCAAGAAGGCCGCCGCCGTCACGCAGGCGCACACGGCGCTGATGGCCGCCACCGGCACCACCGCCGCCAACTTCGCCGCCTACGCCCAATCGGGCACGGCGGCCAACGACCGCTTCGCCAATTACGCGACCAACAAGGCTAACTACCTGCGCCGCAGCACCTACGGCTTCGCGCCGATCGCCGCCACCACCGCAGCTGCCGCCGTGCCGAAGGGCGCCGAAGTGCTGCTGGAAACGCGCCAGCCTTACCTGAGCGATGCGCAGCGTCGCGTGGTGCTGAAAACCACCGCGCTGGCCTCGGGCTATCCGGTGATGGACGATCCTGAAGGCTGGGGCCGCCTGAACCTGTTCGCGGCGGCCGACGGCTACGGCGCCTTCAGCGGCAACGTCGCCATCGTAATGGATGCGGCCAAGGGCGGCTTCCACGCCTTCGACCGCTGGCGCAACGACATCGGCGGTGCGGGCAAGCTGGTCAAGCAAGGCACGGGCACGCTGGCCCTGGCCGGCGCCAACAGCTGGACCGGCGGCACCGAGCTGACCGCCGGCACGCTGCAGGCCGACTCGGTGGCCGCCTTGGGTGGTGGCGACGTGTATGTGAGCGGCGGCACGCTGGTGGCCAACGCACCGTCGGCGCTGAAACTCGGCGCGCGCTACACCCAGCTGAGCGGCAGCACCACGCTGGAACTGGACCTTGGCGGCGCGGCGGCGGGCAGCGCCGGCAGCCTGACGGTGAGCGGCATGGCCACCATCGGCGGCGGCACGCTGCGCATCAAGTTCGTCAACGGCTACAAGCCGAAAGCGGGCGAGGTGCTGACCGTGATCACAGCCGGTGGCCTGCAGGGCAAGTTCAACACCATCACGGTAGACGGCTTCAGCAACGTGACGCCGACCTACAGCGGCACCACGCTGACGCTGACCATCGGCTAGGCGGACGCAAGCGCGTCGGCAAGATGTATGATGGAGGCATCGTCCACTTGCCGACCGCGCCATGAATCAAGCTGAACTCGATCTCTTCAACGACAAGCTCGACGCCCACGCCAAAGAGGTGGAGCGCTTTCATGGGGAAGTGGCGAACGTCACGCGGCAGATCGCCAACTGCGACAAGCTGGTGCGGCTGGCGAATGCCGGCCTGAGCCAGATCGACGGCAAGATCGTCGAAGCGATCCGCATCAGCGCCGAAGCGCGGCAGATCGCCGACAGCGCCGGTGCGCAAGCGAGCGCGGCGGCCACCGCCGCCACCCAGGCCGCCGTCAACGACATGGTGCAGGCGCTGGGCGTAGCCACCGAATC is a genomic window containing:
- a CDS encoding xanthine dehydrogenase family protein molybdopterin-binding subunit, which translates into the protein MDTPYAPGAVSRRSFLKVAAAAGGGLMVGFWPGTGEAAATAVTAPSDLNAFIAIGADDSIVLTMPKVEMGQGTYTSIPMLIAEELEVDMDKIQLRHAPADAKVYGAPFGDQFTGGSLTIRTMFEPMRQTGAAARMVLIQAAANEWQVAPDSCRAEHGEVLHPASGRRLKYGKLAAAASKLPAPQKVALKDAKDFKLIGKPLKRLDAKGKTDGTAQFGIDAQVKGMKVAVVAASPVLGGKLKSVNDAKARKLRGVRQIVKLDNAVAVVADNYWYAKQGLAALDIKWDDGANAKLSTDDVRKTMVAALQKPGHVARNDGDALKALAADGKRVEALYINPMLAHATMEPMNCTVHVKGDGTAEIWTGSQVPARARDDAAKALGLAPEKVTLHNHLIGGGFGRRLYTDYVVQAAQVAKQVKAPVKLVWSREEDIQHCLFRGLYAHTVSASLDAAGKPVAFSHKIAGPSNLAAFAPGWLKDGLDIDNVEGSDIFSYDIPNMRSEYTQEDGPVPTAFWRGVGPTRNMTVLESFMDELALKAGQDPLAYRLALLGKEPRAAHVLKLAAQKAGWGEPLPARSGRGIALMRAWGTYLAQVVDVTVGDDGEVAVKRVVCAVDCGQVVNPDTVVAQIQSGINYGLTAGLFGAITVKDGRVEQSNFHDYPILRMSQAPKIDVELVRSSEAPGGIGEPGTAGVGAALTNAVFAATGVRVRELPLRAELLKKA
- a CDS encoding (2Fe-2S)-binding protein; the protein is MIKLTINGKPRQFDVPGDMPLLWVLRDEAHMTGTKFGCGMALCGACTVHVDGEATRSCVLPVSAVAGKKITTIEGIGATPAGKATQAAWLKVEVVQCGYCQSGQIMSAAALLAKNQKPTDAEIDDAMAGNICRCGTYSRIREAIKDAAASPVLKGA
- a CDS encoding phosphatase PAP2 family protein, producing MHLLPARPLMMALSIALALSACGGSNSEAPLMIPAAPADQGAAEAVAVPSATAFVDTVATNQRGDARYATLNTNAAVRILGGFLNVWKPLTEIVDAGVTAPAVDGFPAVVASTWTGVPGDGTPDGKVVNAAVHQANIDYVVKATTGRSAEQAVQAYLDDRRGKGYSVTEGLGPLTAAWRAAAQQTTSINSVAADATSVLYNDSGNNTGVGGSANASFGSVVDLVNLVGNNASTEPAKRFYKYARPYRWSSSVVVLPTLVPAKSSTPATDGGFTSGHSAEATRDAVAMAYALPERFQEILSRGLELGESRILAGMHSPLDVLSGRILGQASAAANLADPANAAKKAAAVTQAHTALMAATGTTAANFAAYAQSGTAANDRFANYATNKANYLRRSTYGFAPIAATTAAAAVPKGAEVLLETRQPYLSDAQRRVVLKTTALASGYPVMDDPEGWGRLNLFAAADGYGAFSGNVAIVMDAAKGGFHAFDRWRNDIGGAGKLVKQGTGTLALAGANSWTGGTELTAGTLQADSVAALGGGDVYVSGGTLVANAPSALKLGARYTQLSGSTTLELDLGGAAAGSAGSLTVSGMATIGGGTLRIKFVNGYKPKAGEVLTVITAGGLQGKFNTITVDGFSNVTPTYSGTTLTLTIG